From Gossypium raimondii isolate GPD5lz chromosome 11, ASM2569854v1, whole genome shotgun sequence:
acttgagtaaCATTCACTAATTTACTTATATCTCAATCTatagaatttgaaattaagatccacttttgtttttgaaactagacacATTGAAGtttttactataaaaatttcagaatttatacCTAAGAcaataaatacaatttattcttCAAATCTTCCCTAATTTGCTTCTAGGCAAGAATGAACCTTCTTCACTAAAAGTAATTATCTTTCAGTACAAGTCTCGTAATATGTTTCTATTTGTTTCCTTTAAAATCgactcattaatattttattaatatatatttcatcacttaaacaatttttacaatttactaTGATATTTCAAAGTTAGAATAGGAGATCCGAAATCATtatgaccttgtctcacaaaattattatatttcattatcTACAATTTCGTTTCTTGCATTGTTTCTTCTAtgcaaaactagactcaataagatttaatattatatttgattaaacCTCTAATTTGATtcctacaatttttggtgaattttcaaagttgaacTACTATTCTATCCGAAACTATTATGTCTACTTTTCTTGATTCTTTGCATTAACTTTCATTTAATCATacataattatcataattttgattattattcaatttaatctttaaaactCACTTACatcaacatatatttttatcataacttctcttatttcaattatgaatttcacaagtttacaatttaatccctaacatcatgaaaattcattatttgCTATAATTTCACCTTAACATCACTTTATAATTAATCCACTAACACTCAACATTCCATTTAAACTTCCTAAGACGATTCTTTATTTCACACATAAAATTTTGTACaccttacaatttagtctttattatcaaattttcaatgtaacttcaaaattttccacTCATTCACTTTTTATATCATCACTATTTCATCacactttatttatattttcttttcaacattCAAATTCACATAACTTATTTcgtttaatttacaatttagtatttttctATTACTTCATTGgactaatttaatttcatacataataTTTGCACATTCACAATTAATTCAACCAATTTAGCATACCTTAttcttgatttaaattaaataaagtaaaattcttGAAATACTTACATTGTCTCTTTAATCACCTCACTTTTTCCACAACTTTCTCCATTTCCAATTTCTTTCTTCCAAGATAATATTCTAACTCTCTAGTGTCTCTACTTCACTTCTCCTTTTGGGTGGCTAtagaaattttcaagaaatttgagGGAAAAAGTGAGATTTTAGGGtgaatgaccaaattgtatgaaaaaaattttcttctctaGCTCTCTCACTCACATTCgaaaatgaaaagatgatgatttctcttcatctttcgtTCCTTTTTATACTAACATTTtcgtaataaaatattaataaaaatctaattaaaatattaatattataacatttatcttattatttaatttaaaatatcattaaaatatctCACATGTCATCATTACACTCTATAATTCTTTCTcattctaattgaccattttgccctttataattcttaaaaatttcatcattgaaTCATCCCTTAACTCAagaaattgcaatttagtcctcataattctccatttattcaatttagtccttattcatcaattttccttattttctatACCTTCCACCCTTAAGATATTTGCATTATTGGCCTTCAACTTTTCTATATTTATGCTTTAACCCTCACACGTTAAATATTTACACTTAAACTACATAACTTCtcatattttgatgatttagtccctagctcaaattaatattttacaacatatttcttatttcatttttctctaacATCTCTTatcatttactttctttatatcttatttcactaaaaatctaTCTCATATTATTTTCGACCAAAGAGTTATAGGGATGTTACATATTAGGTTGTtgtatgcattgaaatgatgatGAGTGGCTAAATTtatggtggttggttgatggaagtgttgtttagttaattttttggtacagggactaaattgaataaacctCAAAACTTAGAATTGACGCTTTTTTGGGGAACATCTAGATAGGTGAGACCAATAGGAGATCCTATTGAGTTTAGCCCAAGTTAGTTTgatgaggtcgagagataaaccaACTTAAATcgtctaatttggtaaaatagtGACCAAAAGGTAAAATTCAGCCAATTAGAAATTTAAGCTGCTTGGATTcctaatccaaaaattaattagcAACATGGAAGTCGACCAATcactatttgttatttttttatttgcctAAGTTTTGTCtgttttacgatttaatcctttttagtGTTAATTAGCAAATTAGTAAACTTGACACTAAGTGTACTTAGCTAGACTCTTTATTTGCATATTAGTTGCTTAGAAATCATTTTGTCCCCGTCTCTTGGATTCAATCATTGAAATACTCAAGTGTTCCATTGtaatactataaatattacaactgacttgTCACACTCGCAGTAAAATCactatatttataattgttgtAGTGTTGATTCTCAACCCCAGTGCACGCAAGCTGGGGCACGATCGGGATCAGCTATAAAGGTGAATGCATGCATCCCAAACTTAAAGAAATCAATTAAAATCCCCCTTTTCTCCGGGAAAAACAAAACGAAGACAAATTGCAAGAAAGAGATGAGAAAAATCAAGAGAATCAGACATTCAGAACTGTGTGATgcattaatgaaattaaagagAATTAGACTTTAGTTCTTAGGCTGTAACATGTACAAGAAAATCCCGCCAGCTACAGAAACGTTGAGAGACTCAAATTTTCCTGTCATGGGAATGCTCACGAGCTCACATTTGAGCTGAGATTTCTCGGAAAGCCCACGTCCTTCACTTCCCAAAACCAAGCATGATGGAACATGCGCTACCGAGTGTACGAACTCTTGGGATAGTGAAAACGGCTTTTTCAATTTCCCATCAATATCTGGATGGCCAGCTAGCATCTTCATGTTGAATGTATCTTTCAGGGTTTGAAGATGGTACCAACTACCGGAAACTATAGGCAGCTGAAAGGAGGCTCCCCGGCTAGCTCTGAGCGCCTTCTCATTGAATGGATCACAACAACCAGGAAGAAGAAATATACCATCCTGTTGGGTATTTGACCAAAACAGAATCAGGTGCAATAATCGAATGCAgacatttcaatacaataaaGACTAACAGCaatgaagaagagaaaagaaattgggATGGCTATCTGACTATGATGAACAAAAAATTATGTCTTATGAGTTGAATGAAGTATTTGTCAGCAAAAGATACATTTACTCACATTCATCTCCCTCTAGATGATGAATATACTATATACATAACAATGTATGCAGGTCTGCATAGGTATGATTGAAGAGTTTCAAAAcagttaataaattataatggATATGTATTCAGACAGAtgcaaaaaaaaaggttgttaATACAGATTATTATGGAATATTATGGGAAAATTATATGTCAAGCATGCATGTGTATAAACACTTCCGGAAAACAAGTAGATGAACTGTTGACAACAAGAAGCAGACAGGAAGAAAAGGAATAATTTCGGGTTAAGCTTCATTCCTTACCCATTGAAAGGCCATAGCTGATCTGATTAATGTGCCGAGATTACCAGGGTCCTGCAGGGATTAATTTCTCATGAATTACAGAAGATCCCTCAAATCAATTGCCTGCAGTTATAGTTTTTGATTAAATGCCATTACGTGATTAAATCATTGGATTCTATATGTTTATAGGGTGTTACTAGAAAACGTATATTATTCCGGAGATTGTACATAAAGGTAAATAGAATCAACCACTTAATGAGGAATTCAATGCATTTGAGACTATTTGCAATGGATCTTTTGACAAAAAATCTTATTAGTTGACATTACATAAAAAACAGTATGACAATGAATTCCAGAAGATACACCAATACAAGAAGGTTGCAGGAAGAAGACTTtgacaagaaaattaaagaaccaAAGAGCCACCTTTTTGGGGTACTTCCTAAAGAACAACTTTTGTGATTTTATGATTTCCACCAGATGTTTGATTCCAATAATTACTTAAATGTTCAAGGTGACAGAAGACAAGACGCTACAACTTCTTGAACATTCAAAAACCTTGAAGAACACTGGCCCTTTGTTTCAAAGACATATTGATGTAATTGCTTAACTCAGCAGGGGAAAAAAATGCTTGTCAAAAGTTTGCAAATCACCTGAATGCCATCGAGAACTAAAATTCTATGCGTGGATGGGAACCAGCTTTGAGAATCTGACTTGTTTTGatcaacaattaaatttaaaaaactggTAGGGAACCTCATCAAGGCAATTGCCTCGATGGACTCAGCTGATTGCACCCCAGAAAGTTTTTTCATTACCATAGAGCCTATTCGAACAACATGACAAGAGTGAGTATCTAGTTCTTCAGGGATCTCAGCATTTTCAAGCAGTAGCAAACAATCTATTACAGTTTTCTCTTGTGAAGATTCTTTATACCTGTATATTTCCCTGCAAAAGACATGTCAGTCATAATAACTCTAGCTTAACCCAAAAGAAACGTtggaagagaaataagtgactTCCCTCACAATGCAATATATAGCCATAAACTTTACATGTCTAACTTCATCCTAATTGCCTTCAAGATGATGGCTTGAGCCTTGAGGGAAAGAAGGAAAACTCAAATGAGGGGCAAATTTTGTCAACTCATTAATCAGATGAGTTATTCACATATATagtgaaagaaaaaggaaataatcaTCTGATAACCGGAAAGAAACAAAGCCCACCTCAACATAAACAGCAGCTGCTGGTCAATGACTTAAGTTCCAAACAATCAACATAATGAAGTAGAACACAGCACAACTTTGATAAGAGGCTTCTTATACGAGTAACATTGTTACTCCAGACAAATACCAGATCCATAAGCTCTTACATGAGAGGTTCTATAGGTAGCTAAAGCTATAAACTAAATGGAATTGTTTTGATAACAAGGAAGAATGAAAGAAGAATTGCttgaagaaaaataacaaaaccaagCAAAGTAAGCAAGAATTTAAGTGTGAAGctattatttgataaatgaaCCTATGACAAACCACAATATTACAGTTTTCTTTGGTTCAAAATCAAAACTGATATAGCATCGAACCTAGAAGccttttactttttgtttggAAAGGAaacaaactctttaattgacaTAGGTGTAAAGCCCAAAGTTCTGGCCCTAATTCAATACTCATGGTTGCAACAAGACTATTGGTAGAGAAAACTTAGAATCAGACTGCAGAACAGAACCACCGCATTTCTAATAAGCTGATACGAAACCATGAAGCCAGTTGAAGAACTgctaaagaaaaaaagtttctGAACCCTCAAAATAACACCAGCAAGCTAACAGAGAAGCATATACTACAATctttattgaaagaaaataagaatataGTTCAAATGAACACAAGAGTAAACAAAGAAAACCATACTTCGCAGTTAGTATAATTAAAAGAGGGGGTGGGACTGGACATATTCCTGTTACCTTTATGTTCTTTCTCCATTTCTAAGCAACTAAAGTAACGTAAAgaaaatagcataaaataaaagaaatccaTTTGAGGTTTTGTTACTCATTAATGAAATGAGTTATGTACATAATGACGAAAGAAGGAAATAATCATCTGATAACTGATGAAAGAAAATAAGCCACCTTGGCAGGGTCAGCAGTTGACAGGGAATGACTCAAGTTTCGAACAATTAACATACAGCAGTAAAGAACGGCACAACTTTGATACAAGGCTTCTCACATGAGTATAAATGGTCAGACAAATACGAGATCCATAGGCTCTTGAATGTAAGATCCTATAGGTAACTAAAATGATAGACTAAATGGAATTATTTTGATTACAAGGAAGAgtggaaaaatataaaaaataaaaatggttggaGTAACAAATAATCTAACCAAACAAAGTAGTTCATCAACTAATATTGAAGTGTGAAACTATTGTTTGATAAAGGAACTTATGACAAACCACAAAGTTATAGTTTTCTTTAGTTCAAAACCAGAACTTATCTAGCATTAAACGAAGAAACAATTTCCTATTTGTTTGGCAAGGCAAAAAACTCCTTAATTAACATAGGTATAAACCCTAAAGGTCTGAACCCAATTCAGTCCTCATGGTTGAGAACACACTAGCTAGCAACAAGACTACTGGAAGAGAAAACTTAGAACTTGATTACAAAATTGTAAGTTTCATAATCCTCAAAACAAAACCAACAAGCTAACGGAGCAGAAAATATTGGTCGAAAGAACATAATAATATAGTTAAAATGCACTTGAAAAGCCAAATCATATTTCTCAATTAGTATATTTGGAGGAGAGAGGGGGACGGGATTGAACAATTTCATGTTATCTTTTCGTTCGTTCTCCATTTCTATGCAACTGAAGTACCAGAAAGCAAATAGCATGACATAAAAGCAACCCATTTGAGGTTTTGGGCAATTAACTGAAAATTCAAAGAGACCCAAACTATAACTTTGAATAGAAAGGTTACCTGATAGGAGTAGTGCCCACAACAAGAGCAGAAGCATGAGAATGGCGATAGGAAGAGCTGTTCTTGAGCTTAAGACAGTGTTTTACAAATGGGTTTGAAGTGCTTGTAATGGATTTAACATGGGATGGCAATGCAAATTTCCTTAACCCAGAACCATCAGCATCGTCATCAATATCGTCAAATCTACCGTCAAGAGACTTCCTTTGGAATTGGGTCTTTGTTTTAGGGATTGGAATATTGGAATTCTGATTTAGTAGTTTCAAGTGAGGAGGATAACTAGCTTGTACCCAAAGCTTGTACGAGCATAGCATTCTTTCTCACTGTCTAATCTATGGAGTCCTTCCAGAAAATACAAATATCTTTGCAGCTAAAAGTAAGagtgaaaattttccattaaaatgATGGTAATAGTGAAAAATTATACAGTAGGCCGTAGGGGCTAGGGAGGGGCAGCTTCGGAttgctattaaattttaaaatctattaatattttatatttaaatgttaataaaatttggttaaacTGTGTCATAAGTCCCTTTACTCTtagtaaatttgaaatttaatctttatacttttatttctagaaatttagtTCCTCTACTTTTGATTCCAAATTTTTATCAaactattaatattgttaaatttattttgttaaattcaagttcattataatatatattttagttgcATAGTTACCAAGTgagttttttttgaaatatcacatcaatatatttaacaaaagaataatattaaaaattcaaattggattttgaaatctaaaagtagagagactaaatcttaaaaattacaGGGACTTgtgatatattttaacttaaaaattatttaagttgtgtATTGGCTTTGTTGGTTAAAGCGGAGCTTTTGAGTCTTAACCTGTTCAATTGCTATATGTGGGTCTCGAATCCTATCATATGCGTATGTCATGTATGTGATTTGTTTGTCATGGGGCTAGAACATCAGTCTTGCAATCCATGTGGCCTTATATGATTTCTTGGGTTAAAATCCGTCTAAGTCAATTTAACTCTCGCAAAGTAAGAATCATTGAtaaaaattctctaaggcatCGAAAATAAAGCGAAAGCAACATGAAATGAAAGAGAATCGAGAGAATTGAAAAGTCATAAGAAAACAATGgacacaaggtgtttgagtaaatgctctcaataaaTTCTTTAACTCAAGAATGAATGAAGTACCATGAGATGaatacaaatgagggggaagacctctatttatagttaagctCCCTCAAATCCAACAATGCAGATCGAATTACATTAACGGTTGATATTAGTGCCAATCTACAATATGAGAGTTCTAATGGATTTaactatatacatttttattcgttatgatttacaataattaccattgtaactctagttttactagAGTGTTTCACTAAGCCACCAAGGCTTCTATTAGATGAGTTTCTCCATATGTTCCACGAATCGGGCCAGTTCAAGTGGGTCAAATGAGCCTCATTTAATTAGTTGACCTCCATGAGACATTTTTATACGCAATGGTTATGGGTTTTGATTCGCAGCCTGTGCCATTCCCCCACTCATTAGCCTGTGCCATTCCCCCACTCATTCTCGAGACACCCTCATCACGTCTTCGGAATGGCACTAGTTTGACTCATTTCAGAACTGCCTCAATGCCTCGATTGATTCTCAACTAGTCTCTCCTTCAGGTAGTTCTGCCccttaaaactttttatttggCTTTTGTCTCCG
This genomic window contains:
- the LOC105804133 gene encoding uncharacterized protein LOC105804133; the protein is MLCSYKLWVQASYPPHLKLLNQNSNIPIPKTKTQFQRKSLDGRFDDIDDDADGSGLRKFALPSHVKSITSTSNPFVKHCLKLKNSSSYRHSHASALVVGTTPIREIYRYKESSQEKTVIDCLLLLENAEIPEELDTHSCHVVRIGSMVMKKLSGVQSAESIEAIALMRFPTSFLNLIVDQNKSDSQSWFPSTHRILVLDGIQDPGNLGTLIRSAMAFQWDGIFLLPGCCDPFNEKALRASRGASFQLPIVSGSWYHLQTLKDTFNMKMLAGHPDIDGKLKKPFSLSQEFVHSVAHVPSCLVLGSEGRGLSEKSQLKCELVSIPMTGKFESLNVSVAGGIFLYMLQPKN